The genome window GGCCCATGGCCCACCCGAACAGCGGCCCAAGCACGACCTTCTGAGGACGCAGGCCCGCGGCCCCGGCCACCGCCCCCGCCCCGATGGCCACGGCCCGGGCCCCGGCGCCGGCCCGGCCCGCGAGCCAGCCCACGGGCGCGGCCAGGGCCCCGCTGTACGCAATGCGGTGCCACAAGGCAGGGATCTCGCCGGGCCGCTGGCGCCGCCGGGCGGCCACCTCGGAGGCCGACAGCAGGGCGGCACCGACCGCCGCCCCGACGAGGCCCGCCCCCCGGCCCCGGTGGCCGGCCAGGCAGGCCCCGGCTGCCCCGCCCACGGCCGCTGCGAAACCCAGCCCCGCGCCGTCTACCGATCGCCCCCGGCCCCGGTCGCCTTCCCGGCCCCGGCCCCGGCCCCGGTCGCCGTACCCGGCCCCGTCCCGGTCGCCATGGGCCCTCGCCGGTGGCCCGGAGGACCTCATGACCAAACCCGCGCGGGAGTCGGGGGGCCGGGGCACCTCACCTCGTCGAGAGGGCGTCGAGGAAGGCGGTCTCCAGGGCGGGGCCGACAGGGCCCAGGCCGCGGGCGACGTCGGCCAGGGCTTCGGGCGGGACCCCCACGGCGTCGGCCGTAGCGAGCGCGTCCCAGTGGAGCAGGGCGGCGCACTGGAACAGGGCGCCGGAGCGGGCGCGCCGTTGGCTGATGCCGACCACCTTGCGGCCGCCGGCCGTCACCTCGCCGGGGCCGAGACCCGCGAAGCACACGGCCGCCGACCACGGGGTACGCACCAGGGGGCCGGTGTGAACCGCCACCTCCCCGACCCCCAGCGCCCCCAGGGCGCCGGCCCACACGTGGCCCAGCCAACCGAAGGCCCGGCCCACGTCGCGGTCCCACCGCACGTCCCCGGCGGGCACGAACACGTCGGCCCACACCACCGCGCCGGGACGGAGCAGCACGGCCCCTCCCCCGCTGCGGCGCCGCACGACGTCCAGGTCCCCCGAGCACGAGCCCGGCCCCGCGGGCACGGCCTGGGTGCTGCCCAGCACCAGGGCGGACTGCGTCACCTCGAGGAACCACACGGCTGGTCCGGTACCGGCCGGGGGCCACGGTCGGTGGAGCAGCTCGTGGGCCGTCCCCCCCAGCCGCCGGACGGCCCACCGACCGGCCCGACCCGCCAACCAGGAGTAGCCGACCGGCGAGGGCCGCCCCCCTGGGCCCTCGCCCGGCCGAACTACCAAAGAGTTCGGCGGGGCCGGGCCGAACTCCTCCCCGGTCGGCTCACGCCGACAGGGCGTCGGCCCCTTGGAGGTACGGCTCCCAGTGGGGGTGGACGGTCCCGACGGCCACGATGATCCACGTCAGCTCCTTGGGCGCGGTCGGCCGCCGCCGCAGGGCGAACCCGACCTCGTGGAGGTAGCGGTCCTCCTTGCGGGTGTTGCACGGCCGGCAGGCGGCGACCACGTTCTCCCACACGTGCTGGCCGCCCCGGCTGCGGGGGATGACGTGGTCGATGTTCTCGGCCGGCACCCCGCAGTACTGGCAGCGGCCCCCGTCGCGGGCGAACACGGCCCGGCGGTTGAGGGCAGCCCGGGCCCGGAACGGCACCTTGACGAAGTACGTCAGGCGGATGACCGAGGGCACCGCGAACTCCTGGCGCTCGGAGTGGAGCACCCGGTCAGCCGTGTGCAGCACCTCGGCCTTCTCCTTCAGGACCAGCACGACCGCCCGCCGGACGGACACCACGCAGAGGGGCTCGTAGGAGGCGTTGAGCACCAGTGCCTTGGACACCTTCTCCCGCCCTCAGGCCCCTGCTGGTGGAACGTTCATCGAGCCCGAGGGTAGCGCAGGAGGTCCTGTTCGCGGCACCATTGCAGCCACCCGACCACGTCGGACGCCGTGGGGACGGCCCCCCCGTCGCCATAGGCCGTCTTCATCCGGAACTGCAGCCATTCTGGCCCGGGCCTCGGCACCGGAGGCCACCGCCGCCACCACCCGGGAGGGGCCAGCCGGCCCACTTGCACGGCAGCCGTAGGCCACAGCCGGGGCCGCACGGCCACGGCCACCACCACCCGGGCCCAGGCCCCCCACGGCTCCCGCCCGCCCTTCGGAGCAACCGGCCTCGGGCCGGTCACAGCCGGCCCAGTCCTCGCCAGCCGACGGCTCCGGCCCCGACCAGGGGGCCGTCGGAGCCGAGGCCCACGGGGACGATGCGGGTGTGGCGGGAGAAATCCAGTCGGGACCGTTGCTCCAACTCCCGCTGGGCGGCCACGAAGAAGGGGCCGCCGAAGCCGAGGGCCACCGACCCACCCACGACAGCCAGTTGCAGGTCGAGCAGGTTGGCCACCGAGGCCACGGCCCGGCCCACCAGGCGGCCGGTGCGGGCCACCACGTCGGGGCCGGCGTCCTCGGGCGGGCGCCCGGTGGACGCCGCGATCGACGGGCCCGAAGCCTCGGCCTCCAGGCACCCGCGGCCCCCGCAGGCGCACGGGCGCCCGTCGGGTTCGACGACCACATGGCCGATGTGGCCGGCGTTGCCCGCCCGGCCGTCGAGCAGCCGCCCGTCGAGGACCACCCCGCCGCCTACCCCCGTGGAGACCACCATGGCGATGAAGTTGCGGTGGCCAGCGGCCGCCCCCCGCCACCCCTCCCCCAAGGCCAGCGCCTTGGCGTCGTTGTCGACGAACGTGGGCAGCCCGGTGGCCTCGGCCAGCCGTCGGCGCAGTGGGAACCCGCGCCACGCGGCGATGTTGAGCGGTGAGACCTCTTCGCCCCCCGGGCCCATCGGCCCGCCGCAGCCCACGCCGCACACGACGACCTCGCCGTCGCCCCCCACGGCCTCCACCACGGCCATGAGGACCGAGAACAGGCGCTCGGGGCTGTCCCCGCCCGAGGCAGTGGGCGCCGTCGCCCTGGCGACCAGTTCCCCCTCGGCGGTCACCAGGCCGGCGGCCAGCTTGGTGCCTCCCACGTCGATCGCCAGGGCCACGTCTATGGCTGTGACCCTAACGGGGGGACGCGATCGCTACCCTTGCGGGCATCACCGCGCCTCGCCCCCGCTCCGCCGCACCCCCCGTCGAGTCGTTCGCTGACGGGTTCGAGGCCATCGCCCGCAACGTGGCCACGGTCATCCAGGGCAAGGACGAGCCCATCCGCCTCGCCCTGGTGTGCCTGCTGGCCGAAGGACATCTGCTGATCGAGGACGTCCCCGGCGTGGGCAAGACGAGCCTGGCCAAGGCGCTGGCCGCCAGCCTGGGGTGCTCGTGGGGACGGGTGCAGTTCACGCCCGACCTGCTCCCCTCGGACGTGACGGGGGTGACGGTCTACAACCGCCACTCGGGAACGTTCGAGTTCCGCCCGGGGGGCATCTTCGCCAACATCGTGCTGGGCGACGAGATCAACCGGGCCTCCCCCAAGACCCAGTCGGCGCTGCTGGAGGCCATGGAGGAACGCCAGGTCACAGTCGACCGCACGACCTACCCGCTGGCCTCGCCGTTCATGGTCATCGCCACCCAGAACCCCGTGGAGCACGAGGGCACCTACCCCCTGCCCGAGAGCCAGCTCGACCGGTTCCTCATGCGCATCGCCATGGGTTACCCCGGGCGGGCCGCGGAGATCGCCATCCTCGACACCCATGCGGGCGGCTCTACCGCCGTCCACACCCCGCCGCCGGTGGCCAACGAGGCCGACGTCCAGGCCATGATCGCCACCGCCCAGGCCGTGCACGTGGCCCCCAGCCTCAAGGGCTACATCGTCGACGTGGCCGAGGCCACCCGGCGCCGCAGCGAGCTGGCCCTCGGGGTCTCGCCCCGGGCCGCCCTGGGGCTTCTGCGGGCCGCCCGGGCCCGGGCCGCGGCCCTGGGCCGGGAGTATGTCGTCCCCGACGACATCAAGGCCCTGGCCGGGCCCGTCCTCGAGCACCGCCTGGCCCTGACACCCGAGGCCCACCTGCGGGGGGCGGGACGCGAGGAAGTCCTGGCCGAGGTGCTGGCCACCGTCGCCGTCCCCACCCGATCGGCCTGACCAGGCGGCTGGTTTGCTGACCCGCCGGGGCTGGGCGCTGGTCACGGGCTCGGTGGCCCTGGCCGCCGCCGGCCGGACGCTGGGCGTGCTGGAACTGTTCGTGCTGGCCGCCGGCGGCATCGGCCTGTTGGTGGTGGCCGTGGTCTCGGTGCTCCTGCAAGGCCGGGTCTCCCTCGACGGGGCCCGCCGCCTCGTCCCCGCCCGGGCGCACGCCGGCGGGGAGGCCAGGGTCGAGCTCGAGGTCCGCAACGAGGGGGGCCGGCCGACACCGGTCGTGACCCTGCGCGACCAGGTCGTCCCCGAGCGGGGCGGCGGGACGGCCCCCGCCCGCCAGGCCCGCTTCCACGTCGCGCCCCTGGCCCCCGGGGAGAGCAACCGGGCGGCCTACCGGCTGGGCGCCGAACGCCGGGGGGTCTTCCTCGTGGGGCCCCTGGAGGCGGTGGTCAGCGACCCCTTCGGGCTGGTCTCGGTACGTTCGCAAGCGGCGCCCACGACCGAGCTCACGGTTTACCCGCGCGTGGAGGTGGTGCCGCCCCCGCCCCGGACCACGGGCCACGACCCCCGATCCGGGGGCGGGCACGCCAGCCACCTGGGGTCGGGCGACGAGTTCTACGGCCTGCGGGCCTACGAGGTGGGCGACGACCTGCGCCAGGTGCACTGGCCCTCGACGGCCCGCCAGGACGACCTGATGATCCGCCAGCAGGAACTTCCCTGGCAGGGACGTTCCACCATCCTGCTCGACGTACGGGCGGGGGCCCACACCCCGGAGTCGTTCGAGACGGCCGTGTCGGTCGCCGCCAGCGTGCTCACGGCCTGCTGGCAGCGCGACAGCCAGGTCCGCCTGCTCACCACCGACGGCCTCGACTCGGGCTTCGGCGCCGGGCCCCACCACCTCCAGGCGGCCATGGAGCACCTGGCCGTCGTCGGGCCCGGCCCCGACCAGCTCGGGTCGCTGGTGGCGGCCATGCGCCGGCGGCCTACTGGGGCCCTGGTGGCGGTGACGACCTCGGCCCCGGCCGCGGCCGCCGTCGAGAGGCTGACCGCCACCCCCGGTTTCGGGTGGCGCGCCCTGGTCGTCATCGCCCGCGCCCCGGGCGAACGCCGGCCCCCGCCCCCCGGGGCCGTGGCCGTACGGGTCGACCCCGGCCGGTCGTTCGCGGACGCCTGGTCACGGGCCGTGGCCATCCCCTCGGCCGCCGCCGCCGGCCCAGGCCCAGGAGGGCCGGGCCGGTGACGGCCACCCGGAGGCCGTCGTGGGGCGACACGGCCGCGGTTGCCCGCCCGCCTGCGGCCGAGGCCGAGGACTACCCCCTCCCCGACCGGGCCCGCCCCCCGGGCCCAACCCCCGGCGGCGGCAGCGGCCGGCCGGGTGCTCCCCCGGCGGGCCCGGTGGGCACATCTCTGGCCGCGGAGATCGCCCTGGTGTGCGTGACCGCGGCGGCCGCCCTGGGCCTGGCCCGGCTGTTCGCCGGGTGGTCGTTCGCCGGGCCGGTGCTGGTGGCGGTGGTGGGCAGCCATGCCGTGGCCTGGATGTGCCGGCGCCAGGGGCTGGGCCTGCTGGCCTCGGCCGGAGCTTCGCTGGCCGGCCTCGTGCTGGCCGTCACGTGGCTGGTCGAGCCCCAGACGACCCGCTGGCTGCTGCCCACGTGGGAGACGTGGAGAGCCGCCCTCGACGACTTGTCGATCGCCTGGGAACGGTTCGGGGAGGTGAAGGCGCCCACCCAGGCCCTGCCCGGGTTCGTGCTGGCGGCGGTAGCCGGGGCGTGGGCCGCCGCCGCCACCAGCGACTTCTTCGCCTTCCGTATGCGGGCCCGGTTCGAGGCCATGGCCCCCGCCTTCACGCTGTTCGTGTTCGGTTCCATCTTGGGGGCTGGCGGGTGGCGGGTCCCGGCCACGGGCGCCTACCTGGCCGCCCTGCTGGCGTTCGTCCTGCTCAGCGAGACCAGCCGCCAGTCCCGGGCGGCGGCGTGGTTCGCAGGCCGCAGCCGGGAGGGGGACCGGGCCCTGCTGCGGCGGGGAGCGGTACTGGGGACGATGGCCGTGGCCGTGGGCGTGCTGGTCGGGCCCCACCTGCCGGGTGTGGGCAGCGCGGGGCTCGTCAACCTGGGTGACGGCGGCGACGGGGGGGCGCGGTCGCGCACCACCGTGAGCCCCCTGGTCGACATCCGGGGACGGCTCGTCGACCAGCGGGACGACGAGATGTTCACGGTCGCCGCCGCCAGCGCGCACTACTGGCGGCTCACGTCGCTGGAGCGCTTCGACGGCACGATCTGGTCGTCGCTCGGCACGTACCAGCCGGCCCGCGGCAGCCTTCCTGGGGCCGGCCCCGGCCGCAGCGTCACCCAGCAGTACACGATCGCCTCCCTGGGGACCATCTGGCTGCCGGCCGCCTACCGCCCGGCCCGGGTGACGGGGGTGGCGGGGCCTCGGTTCGACCGGGACTCGGGCAGCCTGCTGGCCGACGGCGCGGCGGCCGACAACGCCGTCTACGAGGTCATCTCCACCGTCCCCGACCTGACGGCCGCCCAACTGGCGGGGGCGTCGTCGGACATCCCGTCGTCGGTGCGCGACGACTACCTCGGCCTGCCCGACAACTTCCCGCCCAGCGTCGCCCGGGAGGCCGAACGGGTCACCGGGGGCACGGCCAACCCCTACGAGAAGGCCAGGCGCCTGCAGGACTTCTTCCGGGAGACGGGCGGGTTCACGTACAGCCTCGACGTCGAGCCGGGCCACGGCGCCCAGGCCATCGAACGCTTCCTGTTCGACACCCGCAGCGGCTACTGCGAACAGTTCGCGGGGACGTTCGCAGCCATGGCCCGGGCCGTGGGGCTGCCCGCCCGGGTGGCGGTCGGCTTCGTGCCTGGCACCCGCCTGCCCGACGGCAGCTTCCTGGTGGCCGGGCGCGATGCCCACGCCTGGCCCGAGGTGTACCTGGGCGGGTTCGGCTGGGTGGCCTTCGAGCCCACCCCCGGCCCGGGACGCAACGCCCCCGGCACCGAGGCTTACACGGGCATCGGCGAGACCCCCGCCGGTCCTCAGGAGAGCGGGACGGCCACGACCACGACCACCCCGACCACCGTTGCCGGCGGGCCGGCTGACGTGCCCGAGGACGAACAGGAGGTCGACGCCGAGTCGGGAGCAGCGCCCGAGGGCAACGAGGGGACCAGCGGGCTGCGGCGCCTGGCCCTGGCCTTGGCCTTGGCCCTGGCCCTGGCCGCCTACGCCGTGGGCATCCCCGCCGCTCGGCGGGCCGTGCGGGCCGGCCGCCGGCGGCGGGCCTCGGGGCCCAGCGAGCAGGTCATGGCCGCATGGCAGGAGGCCGAGGAGTCCCTCGCCTTGGCCGGCCATCCCCGGAGGGCGAGCGAGACGCCGCCCGAGTTCGCCCGCCGCTCGGCCCCCGTCGTACGCGATGCCGGCGCCCGGCTGGCCCGCCTGGCCGAGGAGACGACGGTCGCCGGGTTCTCGGTCCGGGGCCCCGACGAGGGCTCGGTGAGCGAGGCACGGGCGGCGGCCGTGGCCGTGAGCACCGAACTGCGGTCCCAGGCGGGCATCCTGCGCCGGGCTCGCTGGGAGCTCGACCCCCGGCCCCTGGTCAAGGCCCTACGGAAGACAATCAAAGACCGCCAGAGCCCACACCGGCACGTAGGGGTCTAACCCGCTCACCCCTACCACCCGAGGTTGTGGGCGGCTAATCCTCTTTCTTGAACCGCTTGCGCAGCTTGTTGCCGGTGTCGCCCAGCGTGTCGCGGAAGTTGGAGGCCTTCACGCTCTCGGACACCTGCTTCCAGCCTGCTTTGCCCATGCGGCGCAGGTTGCGCTCGAAGACGAAGGCACAGCCCAGCATGACCAGGAACCCGGCGAACCCGAGGAGCAGGTTGTAGGCGAACGAGCTGATGAGCAGGGCGAACCCGGCTATGAAGCCCAGGGCAGCCCACTTGAGGTTGCGCCCGGCGTGGCGGTAGACGGTGGTCTTCGCTACCTCGCGTGCGAAAGCGGGGTCGCTCTCGTAGAACGACTGCTCGATTTCGTGGAGGATCCGCTGCTCGTCCTCGGAAAGCGGCACTTCTAGCCCCTCATGGTCCTGCTCGCTGGCTCGGCTCCAGACTCTCTAGGGCAATCTTCGCACAGCACGCAAGGGTCAACAACGCGCGGGGCCAATACTTCCCGGCGGGCGGCCGTGGGCCGGGCTCCGAGCGGGTCTCATCCCGGTCCCCACTGCTGGTCACCGAGGCGCCGCAGGCGCAGTTCGGAGCCGTCGAGCAGGGCGGCCGGGCCCACGGCCGCCTCCCCGAAGCGCTTCCTCACCTCGTCGACCGCCCGGCCCACTCCCTCCCAGGTAGTGGCGCCTTCGCCGGGCACCGGGGCCAGGTCAAGCTGGACGGCCGGCCGCGGCTCCAAGTTGGAGGCGCTCACCCCGAGCAGGCGCACGCCCGGCGAAGGGTCGACCCCGCCCAGCAGCCCCCGGGCCAGGGCGGCCAGTTCCTGGCCGGTGGCCACGGCCTGGGGAACGGTCTTGGACCGGGTGATGGTCCGAAAGTCGGCGAACCGCACCTTCAGCGTCACCGTCCGCCCGGCCACGCCCCCAGCCCGCAGCCGGGCCGCGACCGCGTCGCTCAGGCGCACGAGCTCCCGCTCGAGGGGCGGGCGGTCGTGGTGGTCGGTGGCGTAGGTCTCCTCGTGGCCGACCGACTTGGCCTCCCGGCCGGGCACCACCGGCCGTGGGTCACGGGCCCAGGCCAGGTCGTGGAGATGACGGCCGTGGGCCTGGCCCAGGGCCCCCACCACCGTCTCGAGGGGCAGGGCGGCCAGGTCGCCCACCGTCTCGACGCCGAACCGAGCCAGCCGGCGCAGTGTGGCCGGGCCCACGCCCCACAGGGACCTCACCGGGAGGGGGTGCAGGAAGCCCAACTCCTCGCCCCGGGCCACGACCACCACCCCCGGTCCCGCACGGGTGCCCCGCCGGTCGGCGACCGGCTTGGCCGCCTCCGAAGCCAACTTGGCCAACATCTTGACCGGGGCAACCCCCACCGACGCCCACAGCCCGAGCTCGTCGTGCACCCGGCGGCGCAGGTCACGGGCAATCTCCTCGGGCTCGCCCAGCAGGCGGCGGGCGCCCGAGACGTCGAGGAAGGCCTCGTCGAGGGCTATCCCCTCCACCAGCGGTGTCACCGACTGGAAGATCTCGTGGAGACGCCTGCTGTAGTCGGCGTAGAGGGCGTAGCGGCCGGCCACGAACACGGCGTGGGGGCACAGGCGCCGGGCCTGGGCCGACGGCATGGCCGAGCTGACGCCGTAGGCCCGGGCCTCGTAGGAGGCGGCCGCCACCACGCCTCGGGGCCCGGCCCCGCCCACGATCAGCGGGCGGCCGGCCAAGGCGGG of Actinomycetota bacterium contains these proteins:
- a CDS encoding DUF3488 and transglutaminase-like domain-containing protein, whose amino-acid sequence is MTATRRPSWGDTAAVARPPAAEAEDYPLPDRARPPGPTPGGGSGRPGAPPAGPVGTSLAAEIALVCVTAAAALGLARLFAGWSFAGPVLVAVVGSHAVAWMCRRQGLGLLASAGASLAGLVLAVTWLVEPQTTRWLLPTWETWRAALDDLSIAWERFGEVKAPTQALPGFVLAAVAGAWAAAATSDFFAFRMRARFEAMAPAFTLFVFGSILGAGGWRVPATGAYLAALLAFVLLSETSRQSRAAAWFAGRSREGDRALLRRGAVLGTMAVAVGVLVGPHLPGVGSAGLVNLGDGGDGGARSRTTVSPLVDIRGRLVDQRDDEMFTVAAASAHYWRLTSLERFDGTIWSSLGTYQPARGSLPGAGPGRSVTQQYTIASLGTIWLPAAYRPARVTGVAGPRFDRDSGSLLADGAAADNAVYEVISTVPDLTAAQLAGASSDIPSSVRDDYLGLPDNFPPSVAREAERVTGGTANPYEKARRLQDFFRETGGFTYSLDVEPGHGAQAIERFLFDTRSGYCEQFAGTFAAMARAVGLPARVAVGFVPGTRLPDGSFLVAGRDAHAWPEVYLGGFGWVAFEPTPGPGRNAPGTEAYTGIGETPAGPQESGTATTTTTPTTVAGGPADVPEDEQEVDAESGAAPEGNEGTSGLRRLALALALALALAAYAVGIPAARRAVRAGRRRRASGPSEQVMAAWQEAEESLALAGHPRRASETPPEFARRSAPVVRDAGARLARLAEETTVAGFSVRGPDEGSVSEARAAAVAVSTELRSQAGILRRARWELDPRPLVKALRKTIKDRQSPHRHVGV
- a CDS encoding AAA family ATPase; this translates as MARNVATVIQGKDEPIRLALVCLLAEGHLLIEDVPGVGKTSLAKALAASLGCSWGRVQFTPDLLPSDVTGVTVYNRHSGTFEFRPGGIFANIVLGDEINRASPKTQSALLEAMEERQVTVDRTTYPLASPFMVIATQNPVEHEGTYPLPESQLDRFLMRIAMGYPGRAAEIAILDTHAGGSTAVHTPPPVANEADVQAMIATAQAVHVAPSLKGYIVDVAEATRRRSELALGVSPRAALGLLRAARARAAALGREYVVPDDIKALAGPVLEHRLALTPEAHLRGAGREEVLAEVLATVAVPTRSA
- a CDS encoding DUF3040 domain-containing protein; protein product: MPLSEDEQRILHEIEQSFYESDPAFAREVAKTTVYRHAGRNLKWAALGFIAGFALLISSFAYNLLLGFAGFLVMLGCAFVFERNLRRMGKAGWKQVSESVKASNFRDTLGDTGNKLRKRFKKED
- a CDS encoding DUF58 domain-containing protein; translation: MLTRRGWALVTGSVALAAAGRTLGVLELFVLAAGGIGLLVVAVVSVLLQGRVSLDGARRLVPARAHAGGEARVELEVRNEGGRPTPVVTLRDQVVPERGGGTAPARQARFHVAPLAPGESNRAAYRLGAERRGVFLVGPLEAVVSDPFGLVSVRSQAAPTTELTVYPRVEVVPPPPRTTGHDPRSGGGHASHLGSGDEFYGLRAYEVGDDLRQVHWPSTARQDDLMIRQQELPWQGRSTILLDVRAGAHTPESFETAVSVAASVLTACWQRDSQVRLLTTDGLDSGFGAGPHHLQAAMEHLAVVGPGPDQLGSLVAAMRRRPTGALVAVTTSAPAAAAVERLTATPGFGWRALVVIARAPGERRPPPPGAVAVRVDPGRSFADAWSRAVAIPSAAAAGPGPGGPGR
- a CDS encoding ROK family protein, producing MALAIDVGGTKLAAGLVTAEGELVARATAPTASGGDSPERLFSVLMAVVEAVGGDGEVVVCGVGCGGPMGPGGEEVSPLNIAAWRGFPLRRRLAEATGLPTFVDNDAKALALGEGWRGAAAGHRNFIAMVVSTGVGGGVVLDGRLLDGRAGNAGHIGHVVVEPDGRPCACGGRGCLEAEASGPSIAASTGRPPEDAGPDVVARTGRLVGRAVASVANLLDLQLAVVGGSVALGFGGPFFVAAQRELEQRSRLDFSRHTRIVPVGLGSDGPLVGAGAVGWRGLGRL
- a CDS encoding HNH endonuclease, coding for MSKALVLNASYEPLCVVSVRRAVVLVLKEKAEVLHTADRVLHSERQEFAVPSVIRLTYFVKVPFRARAALNRRAVFARDGGRCQYCGVPAENIDHVIPRSRGGQHVWENVVAACRPCNTRKEDRYLHEVGFALRRRPTAPKELTWIIVAVGTVHPHWEPYLQGADALSA
- a CDS encoding DNA polymerase IV, with the protein product MAPGLGPAGILHVDLDAFYAAVEVLVDPALAGRPLIVGGAGPRGVVAAASYEARAYGVSSAMPSAQARRLCPHAVFVAGRYALYADYSRRLHEIFQSVTPLVEGIALDEAFLDVSGARRLLGEPEEIARDLRRRVHDELGLWASVGVAPVKMLAKLASEAAKPVADRRGTRAGPGVVVVARGEELGFLHPLPVRSLWGVGPATLRRLARFGVETVGDLAALPLETVVGALGQAHGRHLHDLAWARDPRPVVPGREAKSVGHEETYATDHHDRPPLERELVRLSDAVAARLRAGGVAGRTVTLKVRFADFRTITRSKTVPQAVATGQELAALARGLLGGVDPSPGVRLLGVSASNLEPRPAVQLDLAPVPGEGATTWEGVGRAVDEVRKRFGEAAVGPAALLDGSELRLRRLGDQQWGPG